Proteins encoded together in one Nostoc sp. PCC 7524 window:
- a CDS encoding sensor histidine kinase encodes MPPGLWKIIKSEINIWRVGILPGFTVIGLVIFARLMGLIQSLEWLAFDSFLRLRPEETIDERILIVGINEDDIRNRQNYGIDSFILDRDLAALLLKLQKYQPRVIGLDIYRDLPVNPGHSELVQVFQKYPNIIAIEKVLPEAISPPPNFPPERIGFADQITDNDGKLRRILLGTPTSDGYKFSLSVRLAAAYLEHHHIHLENGIRDRANMRFGKTELPRFLPNSGGYIRTDAGGVQVLLNFRSGRERFRMVSGSDIKSGKINPEWLRDRIVIIGITAPSRKDFITTAATQSIKPAKGRVYGVEIQAHAVSQIISAVLDNRPLLKTWDEQWEYTWIFAWGFLGITIARLTKSPFTNIIVVAFATCSLVIISYLCLVWGLWVPFIPAILVLLLNGMELTALYQYDFALKSGMKARQAIIESTFETIHNGPLQSLAKVLRLLQCQNTSTPEVLPQIEKELEKLNHELRGIYEFLQQESSEQNMSLYLGNNLVLDLQEPLHDILYQVYSYTLEREFPCFQSIRVKIRSFEPIDERCLSIEQKRGICRFLEEALCNVGKHATGATRLQVTCYLSNGWYILRIIDNGLGMMSHKDGRGTQQFINLAQQLQGKFRRSPLAPHGTICELSWPLAKLWGN; translated from the coding sequence ATGCCTCCTGGACTTTGGAAAATTATTAAATCAGAAATTAATATTTGGCGAGTAGGTATTTTACCAGGATTTACTGTGATTGGGCTGGTAATATTTGCTCGTCTCATGGGATTAATACAGTCTTTGGAGTGGTTAGCTTTTGATAGTTTTCTCCGCTTACGTCCAGAAGAAACTATTGATGAGAGAATTTTAATTGTGGGAATTAATGAAGATGATATCCGCAATCGTCAAAATTATGGCATTGATTCTTTTATCCTGGATCGCGACTTAGCAGCATTATTATTAAAATTACAAAAATATCAGCCCAGAGTCATTGGGCTTGATATTTATAGAGATTTACCAGTCAATCCTGGCCATAGTGAATTAGTCCAAGTTTTTCAAAAATATCCCAATATAATTGCTATAGAAAAGGTATTACCAGAAGCAATTTCTCCACCGCCAAATTTTCCCCCAGAACGCATTGGTTTTGCTGACCAAATCACAGATAATGACGGTAAATTAAGAAGGATTTTATTAGGTACACCGACATCTGATGGTTACAAGTTCTCTTTATCTGTGAGATTGGCAGCCGCTTATTTAGAGCATCATCATATTCACTTAGAAAATGGCATTCGCGATCGCGCTAACATGAGATTCGGTAAAACAGAATTACCAAGGTTCTTACCCAACTCTGGCGGATATATTCGCACTGATGCGGGTGGGGTGCAGGTATTGCTAAATTTTCGCAGTGGTCGCGAAAGATTTCGCATGGTGTCTGGGAGCGATATCAAAAGCGGTAAAATTAATCCTGAGTGGTTACGCGATCGCATCGTCATTATTGGTATCACTGCACCTAGTCGTAAAGATTTTATTACTACTGCTGCTACTCAATCAATTAAACCAGCCAAAGGACGAGTATATGGGGTAGAAATTCAAGCCCATGCCGTCAGCCAAATTATTAGCGCCGTGTTGGATAATAGACCATTATTAAAAACTTGGGATGAGCAATGGGAATATACCTGGATTTTTGCCTGGGGTTTCTTAGGAATTACTATTGCGAGGTTAACTAAATCCCCCTTCACTAATATCATAGTAGTTGCTTTTGCTACTTGTAGTTTAGTCATTATTAGTTATTTGTGCTTGGTTTGGGGTTTGTGGGTTCCCTTCATACCAGCAATTTTAGTTTTGCTATTAAATGGTATGGAACTCACCGCTTTATATCAATATGACTTTGCTTTAAAGTCAGGGATGAAAGCCCGCCAAGCCATCATAGAAAGCACATTTGAAACAATTCATAATGGCCCTTTGCAAAGTCTAGCGAAAGTTTTAAGACTGCTGCAATGTCAAAACACATCAACACCAGAAGTCTTACCACAGATAGAAAAAGAACTGGAGAAATTAAACCATGAATTAAGAGGGATTTACGAATTTTTGCAACAAGAATCATCAGAACAAAATATGAGTTTATATTTAGGTAATAATCTGGTGTTAGATTTGCAAGAACCTCTCCATGATATTCTTTATCAAGTTTATAGCTATACTTTAGAACGGGAATTTCCCTGCTTTCAAAGTATTAGAGTCAAAATTCGGAGCTTTGAACCTATAGATGAACGCTGCTTAAGTATTGAACAAAAGCGGGGTATTTGTCGATTTTTAGAAGAAGCTTTGTGTAACGTTGGTAAACACGCTACAGGCGCAACTCGTTTACAAGTCACTTGTTATTTATCTAACGGTTGGTACATATTGAGAATTATTGATAATGGCTTAGGAATGATGTCTCATAAAGACGGTCGAGGCACACAACAGTTTATAAATCTAGCGCAACAATTGCAAGGAAAATTTAGGCGATCGCCCCTTGCTCCCCACGGGACAATTTGTGAATTATCCTGGCCTTTAGCCAAGTTATGGGGAAATTAA